A window from Pseudobutyrivibrio ruminis HUN009 encodes these proteins:
- the tsaA gene encoding tRNA (N6-threonylcarbamoyladenosine(37)-N6)-methyltransferase TrmO has product MELKEIAFIHTGFTQKFGIPRQSGLVSDEIGYIVFTEEFRNPTFIDGITDYDYLWLLWGFSKNKPLEGGTVRPPRLGGEKHMGVFATRAPYRPNNIGLSSVKLIEVKQTEKDGLVLVVSGVDMLDGTPIYDIKPYIPYADAHPDARGGFTDSLSKGAQVKVEFPEALLAKLPQDLRQSAIDVLSQDPRAGYDRGKNRDFRLAYHGYDIVFESVNDSLIVKEVIKIL; this is encoded by the coding sequence ATGGAATTAAAAGAAATAGCATTTATACATACAGGCTTTACACAAAAGTTTGGGATACCCAGGCAAAGTGGTCTGGTTTCAGATGAGATAGGCTATATCGTATTTACGGAGGAGTTTAGAAATCCTACCTTTATCGACGGCATCACAGACTATGACTATCTGTGGCTGTTGTGGGGCTTTTCAAAAAACAAGCCTTTAGAAGGTGGCACAGTTCGTCCGCCACGTTTGGGTGGGGAAAAGCACATGGGAGTGTTTGCCACCCGTGCGCCATACCGTCCCAACAACATCGGCCTTTCATCTGTAAAGCTGATAGAAGTAAAGCAAACTGAAAAAGATGGCCTAGTGCTTGTGGTCAGCGGAGTGGATATGTTAGATGGCACACCTATTTACGATATAAAGCCATATATCCCTTATGCAGACGCTCATCCTGATGCAAGGGGAGGATTTACCGATTCACTTTCTAAGGGGGCTCAGGTAAAGGTGGAATTTCCAGAGGCGCTTCTGGCAAAATTACCACAAGACTTGCGGCAGTCTGCAATAGATGTCCTTAGTCAGGATCCAAGGGCAGGCTATGATAGAGGCAAAAATCGTGATTTTAGATTAGCTTATCATGGGTACGATATAGTATTTGAGTCAGTAAATGATTCACTGATAGTTAAAGAAGTTATCAAAATACTTTAG
- a CDS encoding adenine phosphoribosyltransferase — translation MKKVEDYIRTIPDFPEPGIMFRDVTSILQDAEGFRLAIDEMKKLIENVDFDVIAGAESRGFIFGAPLAYALGKPFVLIRKKGKLPCETIEKTYDLEYGTATIEMHKDAVKPGQKVVIVDDLIATGGTIEAAAQLVEELGGEVVKIVFLMELAGLKGREKLAKYDVESVVTYEGK, via the coding sequence ATGAAAAAAGTAGAAGATTACATCAGAACTATTCCAGATTTCCCAGAGCCAGGTATCATGTTTAGAGATGTTACTAGCATCTTGCAGGATGCGGAAGGGTTCCGACTTGCTATAGACGAAATGAAGAAGCTTATTGAGAATGTTGATTTCGATGTTATTGCAGGCGCAGAGAGCCGTGGATTCATCTTTGGTGCACCACTTGCATACGCACTTGGCAAGCCATTCGTACTTATTCGTAAAAAGGGTAAGCTTCCATGCGAAACTATCGAAAAGACATATGATCTTGAGTACGGCACAGCCACAATCGAGATGCATAAGGATGCAGTTAAGCCAGGTCAGAAGGTTGTTATCGTAGATGACCTTATCGCTACAGGTGGTACAATCGAAGCTGCAGCACAGCTTGTTGAGGAGCTTGGCGGCGAAGTTGTTAAAATCGTCTTCCTTATGGAGCTCGCTGGTCTTAAGGGACGTGAAAAGCTTGCAAAGTACGACGTAGAGTCAGTTGTTACATACGAAGGAAAGTAA